In Clostridia bacterium, a single window of DNA contains:
- a CDS encoding alpha/beta hydrolase translates to MHGWGGSIESFRCMADRFANEFRVTLVDLYGFGATPHPPRALSLDDYAEGILELSKKEGIEDAVLIGHSFGGRVAMRLAAKSSVASGLVLIDSAGVPPRRGPKYYRKVWTYKIKRKLGFDVAKAGSRDYAELSGAMKETFVRVVNESSLPDCDQIKLPTLLLWGSRDKDTPLYMCKKLKARLSGSEAVVIEGAGHFSYLEKPEFSVRVIRAFLKGL, encoded by the coding sequence TTGCACGGTTGGGGCGGTTCGATCGAGTCTTTTCGCTGTATGGCGGATCGCTTCGCAAACGAATTCAGAGTGACGCTCGTCGATCTTTACGGGTTCGGCGCCACGCCGCATCCGCCGCGAGCGCTTTCTTTGGACGATTACGCGGAAGGGATCCTCGAACTTTCAAAAAAGGAAGGAATCGAAGACGCGGTCTTGATCGGACATTCCTTCGGCGGGAGGGTCGCGATGCGTCTTGCGGCAAAATCTTCGGTCGCAAGCGGGCTCGTCTTGATCGACAGCGCGGGCGTTCCTCCGCGGCGAGGACCGAAGTATTATCGGAAGGTTTGGACTTATAAGATCAAACGCAAACTCGGATTCGACGTCGCCAAAGCGGGATCGCGGGATTACGCCGAACTTTCGGGCGCGATGAAAGAAACTTTCGTTCGCGTCGTAAACGAAAGCAGTCTTCCCGATTGCGATCAAATCAAATTGCCGACGCTCCTTTTATGGGGAAGCAGGGATAAGGATACGCCCCTTTATATGTGTAAGAAATTGAAAGCGCGTCTTTCGGGATCCGAAGCCGTCGTGATCGAAGGGGCGGGACATTTTTCCTATCTCGAAAAACCCGAATTTTCGGTTCGCGTGATCCGCGCGTTTTTGAAGGGATTATGA
- the rimI gene encoding ribosomal protein S18-alanine N-acetyltransferase → MSLALTFREASESDAEVIAQIESLSFKTPWTKDMVLSEIREPISHFYLAVTERGVAGYYGFLHILDELHILNVAVDPSFRRQGVGGAMMAHLKEEMRRLSCRAATLEVRESNSEAIKLYERAGFSLAGVRPHYYMDKENALIYWLEQ, encoded by the coding sequence ATGAGCCTTGCTCTCACTTTTCGCGAGGCTTCGGAATCGGATGCCGAAGTGATCGCGCAGATCGAATCTCTTTCTTTCAAAACTCCTTGGACAAAGGATATGGTTTTATCCGAGATCCGCGAACCGATCTCGCATTTTTATCTCGCCGTAACCGAGCGCGGAGTCGCCGGGTATTACGGTTTTTTACACATTTTGGATGAATTGCATATATTAAACGTGGCGGTCGATCCTTCGTTTCGGAGGCAAGGCGTCGGCGGGGCGATGATGGCGCATCTCAAAGAAGAGATGAGAAGGCTGTCGTGCCGCGCGGCGACACTCGAAGTCCGTGAAAGCAATTCGGAAGCGATCAAACTTTACGAGCGCGCCGGTTTTTCTCTCGCAGGCGTTCGTCCGCATTACTATATGGACAAAGAAAACGCGCTCATTTACTGGTTGGAGCAATAG